The sequence below is a genomic window from Brevibacillus laterosporus.
TTATCACAGCAGATTCCTTTGAACAATCGTTGCCAATCGGAGAACATGCCTATCTTATCGGCCGCGATCGCAACCCGGATTCGGCTTTTGACTGGTTGATTCGTGTCCCAAAATACGATCGACATTTTCCTGTGACGGATAAAGATATCTCTTTAGAAGAGACGATTTGGGAAGAAGCAGCTGAGCGAGCGCAGCATGAAGCTTTGCTTGATTTTGCTTTGGCCACCAAAAATGAAGCTTTGTTTCGTAAAGTGGTAGGTCTTGCTGACGAAGAGCCCGAACAAGGTGCGACAAAGGAAACAACTGAGGAATTTATTCGTAAAGTAAATATGAAAGCATGGATATAAGTTGCCTACCAGAATGATTTCCCAATCGGGCCAAAAGGAAGGGAGGCTTGGGGAGATCATTTTGTATTTCGATTCCTTCTGGTAGCAGGAATTGCAAGGGTATAACAAGAAATCAGTTAGAGAAGAGATAGATCATTAAAAACTAGGTGACGAAGCTTGTTTCGCCAAGGAAAGAGAGGCCCTTTAGCCATGTCAGATTTTATTGAATTTCAAAACGAAGATGGACAGAGTATGCAGTTATCCCGCGAGGATTTTCAAGATAAAATCATTCCGAAGTATATGGACCTGTACTGGAATGAAAATGAAAAATTACGAGAATTTGCTATGGAGTTGGTACGTCAGGAATTTCCTGAACAAGCTTCTAAAGCAGCGGATCGTTTATTAGAATTGTATGGTCCGATTGAACCTGCGATGATTTTCCGCTCCATTGTACATATGCAAGTGGGGGAATTTCCTGAGGCACAGAAATTATTGCATGAAACAATTGACCAATATCCTGAATCAGCTACCGCTCATCTTAATCTAGCCCGCTTGTATGCACATGCGAGTGATGATCATACAGCGGGTTTGTTGTTGCAAAAGTCATTGCTCATCGATCCAAACCAAGATAGTGGTTTGGAATGGTTGACTAACTCTTTTATGGAAGCAGGCAAAAAGGAGGAGCTGTATCAATATTTAACAGAACTTGGCAATCGAGAAGGAGCATGGCGTCCCCATTATGTCTTGGCACTTGTCGCTTTAAAGGAAGGCGATCTCTTGACTGCTAT
It includes:
- a CDS encoding ATPase, which encodes MFTLGQRVIITADSFEQSLPIGEHAYLIGRDRNPDSAFDWLIRVPKYDRHFPVTDKDISLEETIWEEAAERAQHEALLDFALATKNEALFRKVVGLADEEPEQGATKETTEEFIRKVNMKAWI